A single genomic interval of uncultured Desulfobacter sp. harbors:
- the rsmH gene encoding 16S rRNA (cytosine(1402)-N(4))-methyltransferase RsmH — MGFEHTSVMPNQVLAYQNLKPGDTCVDCTLGGCGHAMATLKAIGSGGLLIGLDQDMDAITNARNVFHSFEDNVRLYHNNFSDLPDILKDAGINGVNSILLDLGFSLNQLTQSKRGFSFKKDEPLDMRMDVRNSLTAHQVVNTYSEKQLADIFFTYGEERFSRRIARAITEKRACSPISTSLELAGVIENAVPGRAKAKQKIHPATRVFQALRIAVNQELERLETFMNAVPSMLVKGGRISVISFHSLEDRIVKQRLRAFENGCTCPRQFPQCICGFVKQMESVTRKPVTADADELKANPMARSAKLRVAQKL, encoded by the coding sequence ATGGGTTTTGAACATACCTCCGTCATGCCGAATCAGGTGCTTGCGTATCAGAACCTTAAGCCTGGAGACACGTGTGTGGACTGCACCCTCGGCGGGTGCGGACACGCAATGGCAACACTCAAGGCCATAGGCTCCGGCGGGTTACTTATCGGTCTTGACCAGGACATGGATGCCATTACCAACGCCCGAAACGTATTTCATTCTTTTGAGGACAATGTCCGGTTGTACCATAACAACTTTAGTGATCTCCCCGACATTCTCAAAGATGCCGGTATTAACGGGGTTAACAGCATCCTGCTCGACTTGGGCTTTTCACTCAATCAGCTGACCCAAAGCAAACGAGGGTTCAGTTTTAAAAAAGATGAACCGTTGGATATGCGGATGGATGTCCGCAATTCATTAACCGCACACCAAGTGGTAAATACGTATTCGGAAAAACAATTGGCTGATATTTTTTTCACATACGGGGAAGAACGATTTTCAAGACGGATCGCAAGGGCAATCACTGAAAAAAGGGCTTGCTCCCCCATTAGCACCAGCCTTGAATTAGCCGGGGTCATTGAGAACGCCGTGCCTGGCCGTGCAAAGGCAAAACAAAAAATTCATCCGGCCACCCGGGTGTTCCAGGCCTTGCGCATTGCTGTCAACCAGGAACTTGAACGCTTGGAAACATTCATGAACGCGGTTCCCTCCATGCTGGTTAAGGGCGGCCGCATCAGCGTCATCTCCTTTCACTCCCTGGAAGACCGTATTGTCAAACAGAGGCTACGCGCCTTTGAAAACGGGTGCACATGCCCAAGACAGTTCCCCCAATGCATCTGCGGATTTGTAAAACAAATGGAATCCGTTACCAGAAAGCCTGTGACAGCGGATGCTGACGAACTTAAAGCAAACCCCATGGCAAGAAGCGCCAAGCTGCGGGTGGCACAAAAACTTTAA
- the mraZ gene encoding division/cell wall cluster transcriptional repressor MraZ, producing the protein MFRSSSCHTIDDKGRLIIPARFRNVLKTEDDYGIMVSIKDGCIFAFTFSEWKAIEDRLKTVKTASMQRFKRFFLGNACPLTCDKQDRVLIPQNLRSYAGINKEVVLVGVLDRFEIWAKDKWEQEQKIMEQEIKQEDVRVEIASIGL; encoded by the coding sequence GTGTTTCGGTCCAGTTCTTGTCATACAATTGACGACAAAGGAAGGCTCATTATCCCGGCACGATTCAGGAACGTGCTCAAGACGGAGGATGATTACGGGATTATGGTCTCTATCAAGGATGGCTGCATCTTTGCCTTTACCTTTAGCGAATGGAAGGCTATTGAGGACCGATTAAAAACGGTTAAAACGGCATCCATGCAAAGATTCAAACGTTTTTTTCTGGGTAATGCCTGTCCGCTGACATGTGACAAACAGGACAGGGTTTTAATTCCCCAAAATCTAAGAAGCTATGCAGGGATAAACAAAGAGGTCGTTCTGGTAGGTGTTCTAGACCGGTTTGAAATCTGGGCTAAAGATAAATGGGAACAGGAGCAAAAGATAATGGAGCAGGAGATTAAGCAAGAGGACGTCCGAGTAGAGATTGCTTCCATAGGGTTATAA
- a CDS encoding lysophospholipid acyltransferase family protein, which produces MSEHFIKIAYQPYKWIIVIPAMVLNTLVMGLICIVTGAVFTPDKADAPAVIWARIFCAIALIRVRIQGRQNYDPLSSYVVVANHKSMVDIPVLHGFTGLTIKWVMKMELKKIPVFGTACNFLGCIYVNRSNGQAAVESIKTAKKRLSDKASVVFFAEGTRSRGNLLPFKKGAFIFAMNSGLPVLPITIKNSEHILPSDTIDIMPGTVDLIIHPPVHIPKCSKAELDKKIDQIHRTIAGAL; this is translated from the coding sequence ATGAGTGAACACTTTATCAAAATAGCTTATCAACCCTATAAATGGATTATTGTAATCCCGGCCATGGTTTTAAATACCCTGGTCATGGGGCTGATTTGCATCGTTACAGGGGCTGTTTTCACCCCGGACAAGGCTGATGCGCCGGCAGTGATCTGGGCCAGAATATTCTGTGCCATTGCACTCATACGGGTCAGAATCCAGGGCAGGCAAAATTACGATCCATTATCCTCCTACGTGGTGGTAGCCAACCATAAAAGCATGGTGGATATCCCTGTACTACACGGGTTTACGGGGCTCACCATCAAATGGGTGATGAAAATGGAGCTTAAAAAGATTCCGGTTTTCGGCACAGCCTGCAATTTCCTTGGTTGTATTTATGTAAACAGATCCAATGGGCAGGCTGCCGTGGAATCCATAAAAACAGCAAAAAAAAGATTGTCGGACAAGGCCAGCGTAGTTTTTTTCGCCGAAGGGACAAGATCCAGGGGTAACCTTCTGCCCTTTAAAAAAGGCGCATTTATCTTTGCCATGAATTCAGGACTGCCTGTGTTACCGATAACCATTAAAAATTCAGAGCATATTCTCCCCTCTGATACGATAGATATCATGCCGGGTACGGTGGATCTTATCATCCACCCCCCAGTGCATATTCCAAAATGCAGCAAAGCAGAACTGGATAAAAAAATTGATCAGATTCACCGAACCATAGCCGGCGCCCTTTAA
- a CDS encoding DUF4340 domain-containing protein, with protein sequence MQKEYIILIILIIGLSGYLGLKKDDQVHYELPTIPQIDTTRIDRMEISKADRLVVLDKGEKGWTVTDKKFPADLNEIELILGTLEKMNLSALVSEAKDLVRYELDDANAVKVKALAGKEEVRSFAIGKTAPSYNHTFIYLDNKDQTVYQANGNFKSQFDKAAADFRDKKVLGFDPDSIKKITLEKQQKAVTLVKAQAPEKPDLEKDETQKNSAAEKTAPKEAVWKSEEGSLADQKTISDLLSSLSKLECQAFMDDDKAARLKGIQPSCKISLENDKTFVLNLFSKNTDQDVEGSCSYTPYAFTLTSYKAEDIISYTDKLLGIEQQDNTETGNE encoded by the coding sequence ATGCAAAAAGAATATATTATCCTGATCATCCTGATCATCGGCTTAAGCGGTTACCTTGGCCTTAAAAAAGACGACCAGGTCCATTATGAACTACCGACAATTCCCCAGATAGATACCACCCGCATTGACCGGATGGAAATCTCAAAGGCAGACCGCCTGGTAGTCCTTGATAAAGGAGAAAAGGGCTGGACCGTTACCGACAAAAAATTTCCGGCAGATCTCAATGAAATAGAGTTGATACTTGGCACGTTAGAAAAAATGAATCTGTCCGCACTTGTATCCGAAGCAAAGGATCTTGTGAGGTATGAACTGGATGATGCCAATGCGGTCAAGGTCAAGGCCCTGGCCGGAAAAGAGGAGGTTCGCAGCTTTGCCATAGGTAAAACAGCGCCCAGCTACAACCATACATTTATCTATCTGGATAACAAGGACCAGACCGTATACCAGGCCAACGGCAATTTCAAAAGTCAGTTTGACAAAGCGGCAGCTGATTTCAGGGATAAAAAAGTGCTTGGGTTTGATCCGGACAGTATAAAAAAGATCACACTGGAAAAGCAGCAAAAAGCCGTCACCTTGGTAAAAGCCCAGGCACCTGAAAAACCGGATCTGGAAAAAGACGAGACCCAAAAAAATTCAGCTGCAGAAAAGACGGCCCCCAAAGAGGCGGTCTGGAAAAGTGAAGAGGGGTCGCTGGCAGATCAAAAAACGATATCTGATCTTCTGTCGTCGTTGTCAAAGCTTGAATGCCAGGCCTTTATGGATGATGACAAGGCTGCCCGATTAAAAGGAATACAGCCCTCATGTAAAATTTCACTTGAAAACGATAAAACATTTGTTTTAAATCTGTTCAGCAAAAATACCGATCAGGATGTGGAAGGGTCGTGTTCATACACACCTTATGCCTTCACCCTGACCAGCTATAAAGCTGAAGATATTATTTCGTACACAGATAAACTTTTGGGCATTGAACAACAGGACAACACTGAAACCGGTAATGAGTGA
- a CDS encoding Gldg family protein, with product MGKPFLKEYYLKFILYVVVIVLLNVAGLTLFFRFDLTANRIYSLSDASKQAVSTLSEPLNIKVFFSKNLPAPHNNTERYLRDLLTEYAAQAGRYFNFTFYNVSQETDMGDKANRNREMARDYGISPVQIRVMENDELKFKNAYMGLVILHGDLIEKIPAIIATDGLEYQLTGAIRKLNNKVSALLRQTDKINITMYMSSGLNAIAPLIGLDALPYLGDNVAEAVKKLNNKNLGIFQFERKDLSDPDELEKVAEKYDLMAMQWPDVPEENIQAGSGTAGLVVEYKGKTRTLPLITAVEIPIIGTTYQMADPQGLGEQITAIMEKLIGINKDIGYLSDHGSPTLGPDRMAMMQGRAGNGLTIFEQLVGSRYNIKQIPLKDEGIPEGLNCLVIAKPTQHFSDYELFQIDQALMKGTNIAVFADAFEQQQGRGGMMGMPAFAPIDTGLEKLLAHYGVEIQKAYVLDKNAYKQQMPQSQGGGEQTIYFAPVLKDAAINNEPVFMKNIKGLVAMQISPVKRVKGGQDESMVSAVRLLSSSNQAWLMEDNINLNPMFLSPPPTDNDLSSYDLAYLLEGQFTSYFKGKPVPKKEAGESDVKDEDNVEGPQPAEAPAKSIEGLEAGNRVIETSAPAKIFVLGCAQMLHDNMLDEEGRSPNATFLLNAIDHLNGDDGTALLRSKQQTLNPISDTNPLAKNIIKGFNVIGLSVLVFLFGLAVWFFRSMKKKRIAQMFG from the coding sequence ATGGGTAAGCCTTTCCTTAAAGAATATTATCTGAAATTTATCCTGTATGTGGTGGTTATCGTTCTGTTGAATGTGGCGGGATTAACCCTGTTTTTCAGATTTGATCTGACAGCCAACCGGATCTATTCCCTGTCCGATGCCAGTAAACAGGCTGTATCCACCCTGTCTGAACCATTGAATATCAAAGTGTTTTTCTCAAAAAACCTGCCCGCCCCCCACAATAATACGGAACGATATTTAAGGGATCTGCTCACGGAATACGCAGCCCAGGCCGGCCGGTACTTCAACTTCACCTTCTATAATGTATCCCAGGAAACCGACATGGGAGACAAGGCAAACCGGAATCGTGAAATGGCCCGGGATTATGGAATATCACCGGTCCAGATCAGGGTGATGGAAAACGATGAGTTAAAATTTAAAAATGCTTACATGGGCCTGGTTATCCTCCATGGGGACCTCATAGAAAAAATCCCGGCCATCATTGCCACGGACGGCCTTGAATATCAGCTGACCGGCGCCATCCGCAAGCTGAACAATAAGGTATCGGCACTTTTGCGCCAGACGGATAAAATCAATATTACCATGTATATGTCTTCGGGACTTAATGCCATAGCCCCTTTAATCGGATTGGACGCGCTCCCGTATCTTGGTGATAACGTGGCGGAGGCTGTGAAAAAGCTGAACAACAAAAATTTAGGTATTTTTCAGTTTGAACGTAAGGATCTCTCAGATCCGGATGAACTTGAAAAGGTCGCTGAAAAATATGATCTCATGGCCATGCAATGGCCTGACGTGCCTGAAGAAAATATCCAGGCAGGCTCCGGCACCGCCGGCCTTGTGGTGGAATATAAAGGCAAGACCCGGACGTTGCCCCTGATCACGGCAGTGGAGATCCCCATCATCGGCACCACCTATCAGATGGCAGATCCCCAGGGGCTTGGGGAACAAATCACGGCGATCATGGAAAAGCTCATCGGGATCAACAAGGATATCGGTTATCTGTCCGATCATGGCAGCCCTACCCTTGGGCCGGACCGCATGGCCATGATGCAGGGCCGGGCCGGCAACGGTCTTACCATTTTTGAGCAGCTTGTGGGATCAAGATACAATATCAAACAGATCCCCCTTAAAGATGAAGGCATTCCCGAAGGGCTCAACTGCCTGGTGATTGCCAAACCCACCCAACATTTTTCCGATTATGAGCTGTTTCAGATTGACCAGGCCCTGATGAAGGGCACCAATATTGCTGTTTTCGCCGATGCATTTGAGCAGCAACAGGGCCGGGGCGGCATGATGGGCATGCCCGCATTCGCCCCCATCGACACCGGCCTTGAAAAACTTTTAGCCCACTATGGTGTAGAAATCCAAAAAGCGTATGTGCTGGACAAAAATGCGTATAAACAGCAAATGCCCCAGTCCCAGGGGGGCGGAGAGCAGACCATCTACTTTGCGCCGGTGCTCAAGGACGCCGCCATCAACAACGAGCCTGTGTTCATGAAAAATATCAAAGGCCTTGTGGCCATGCAGATCTCCCCGGTCAAGCGTGTCAAAGGCGGCCAGGACGAGTCAATGGTCAGCGCCGTTCGTCTTTTGTCCTCATCGAACCAGGCATGGCTCATGGAAGACAACATTAACCTCAATCCCATGTTTTTAAGCCCGCCTCCCACAGATAATGATCTTTCCAGCTATGATCTGGCATATCTTCTGGAAGGGCAGTTTACATCGTATTTTAAAGGTAAACCCGTCCCCAAAAAGGAAGCCGGAGAGAGCGACGTCAAAGACGAAGACAACGTGGAAGGCCCACAACCAGCTGAGGCGCCGGCCAAAAGCATTGAAGGGCTTGAAGCCGGCAATCGCGTAATTGAGACATCCGCACCTGCAAAAATATTTGTACTCGGATGCGCCCAGATGCTGCACGACAACATGCTTGACGAAGAAGGCCGCAGCCCCAACGCCACCTTCCTGCTCAACGCCATAGACCACCTCAACGGCGATGACGGCACAGCACTGTTAAGAAGCAAGCAACAGACCTTGAACCCCATTTCCGACACCAATCCTTTGGCAAAAAACATCATCAAGGGATTCAATGTGATAGGGCTTTCTGTCCTGGTTTTCCTGTTCGGTCTGGCTGTCTGGTTTTTTAGAAGCATGAAAAAGAAAAGAATTGCACAGATGTTTGGTTAA
- a CDS encoding ABC transporter permease subunit, whose translation MTPIKTIALKEFKDYFISPIAYIVISLFLIVTGWFFFSTFFIYGRADLRDFFALLPMTFSFFIPAVTMRMFAEEKNVGSYESLLTMPVSFTHIALGKFFAASAFAAAMLLPTLSYPMFISFIGNIDLGPVAGGYIGAVLLGGAYCSVGLFASALTRNQIIAFIIGCAICFTLTIIDRMLFFVPERLVPVVEYLGANAHFTNISKGIIDSRDLVYFASVIFIFIFSTDIAMKEKN comes from the coding sequence ATGACACCCATTAAAACCATCGCCTTAAAGGAATTTAAGGACTATTTTATTTCACCCATTGCATACATTGTTATTTCTCTTTTTCTCATTGTGACAGGGTGGTTTTTCTTTTCCACCTTTTTCATTTACGGACGTGCCGACCTAAGGGATTTTTTTGCCCTTCTACCCATGACCTTCTCCTTTTTTATTCCGGCCGTAACCATGCGCATGTTTGCCGAGGAGAAAAACGTGGGCTCCTATGAGAGTCTTTTGACCATGCCGGTCTCCTTTACCCATATTGCCCTGGGTAAATTTTTTGCGGCAAGCGCCTTTGCCGCAGCCATGTTGTTGCCCACCCTCTCTTACCCAATGTTCATATCCTTTATCGGAAATATAGACTTAGGGCCTGTGGCCGGCGGATATATTGGGGCGGTTCTGCTTGGCGGCGCATACTGCAGTGTCGGACTGTTTGCCTCGGCATTGACGCGCAACCAGATCATCGCCTTTATTATCGGGTGTGCCATATGTTTTACCCTGACCATTATTGACCGGATGCTGTTTTTTGTTCCCGAACGCCTTGTGCCGGTTGTGGAGTACCTTGGCGCCAATGCCCATTTCACAAATATCTCCAAGGGCATTATTGATTCCAGGGACCTTGTTTACTTTGCATCCGTGATCTTTATCTTCATTTTCTCAACCGACATTGCCATGAAAGAAAAAAATTAA
- a CDS encoding ATP-binding cassette domain-containing protein, whose amino-acid sequence MIDVQNLTKYYGDFCAVDDISLTIEPGRILGLLGPNGAGKTTTLRMLTGFYTPTSGTIRINDLKMPEDTLKIKSMIGYLPESAPLYHNMLVYDYLDYVARLKGMDDPERRLSRFRELSRLCGLSGIMAKPIGNLSKGLRQRVGLAHAMMSDPDILILDEPTSGLDPNQIAEIRDIIKGIGREKTIIFSTHILSEAEATCDRIAIINKGKKVADDSTERLKQNARHRSLIRLTVQNAEITAALDHLKAFDASLDITVTDTPASEGISFELCCKDDKDIRRDLYLSIKKTDWIITELARQSLALEEIFQELTREGA is encoded by the coding sequence TTGATTGATGTTCAAAACCTGACCAAGTATTACGGTGATTTCTGTGCGGTTGACGACATCAGCCTTACCATTGAACCCGGACGGATACTTGGCCTTCTCGGCCCCAACGGGGCAGGCAAAACAACCACACTAAGGATGCTCACAGGATTTTACACCCCCACATCCGGCACCATCAGAATCAATGACCTTAAGATGCCGGAAGACACCCTGAAAATAAAATCCATGATCGGATATCTACCCGAATCCGCGCCGCTGTACCACAATATGCTGGTATATGATTACCTGGATTATGTGGCGCGGCTTAAAGGGATGGATGATCCCGAGCGCAGGCTGTCCCGGTTCAGGGAATTAAGCAGGCTGTGCGGGCTGTCCGGTATCATGGCCAAACCCATCGGCAATCTGTCCAAGGGCCTTCGCCAGCGGGTAGGATTAGCCCATGCCATGATGTCCGACCCGGATATCCTGATCCTCGACGAACCCACCTCAGGCCTTGACCCGAATCAGATCGCGGAGATCCGTGATATCATTAAAGGCATTGGCAGGGAAAAGACCATTATCTTTTCCACCCATATCCTTTCCGAGGCTGAAGCCACCTGCGACCGGATCGCCATCATCAATAAGGGCAAAAAAGTAGCGGACGACAGCACCGAGCGCTTAAAACAAAATGCCCGGCACCGTAGCTTAATCCGGCTGACGGTACAGAATGCTGAGATAACAGCGGCCCTTGACCATCTAAAAGCCTTTGATGCAAGCCTTGACATCACTGTGACAGACACCCCGGCCAGTGAAGGCATAAGCTTTGAACTGTGCTGCAAAGATGATAAAGACATCCGCCGGGACCTTTACCTGTCCATTAAAAAAACCGACTGGATTATCACCGAACTTGCAAGACAGTCTTTAGCCCTTGAAGAAATATTCCAAGAACTGACACGGGAGGGCGCTTAA
- a CDS encoding YdcF family protein, with translation MTDSFFFWLSKLIWMVIRPDFLLVAFAVMGMLFWFSGAVKTATWIFACVVLAMIVITVFPLGTILLAPLEHRFPTNPALPEKVDGIVMLGGAEKNRLTQMWHQPEINSAADRYIGFARLVRAYPDAVHLFTGGSGSPMHQEWKDANTARQVFMDMGLDTSGMLFEDQSRNTYENGLFAKSLVHPEPGQTWVLVTTAAHIPRSVGVFNRLDWPVIPYPVDHVTRPDRKIALGLNFSGNLGRLVMAATEWTGLAAYYITGKTNTLFPSAAPGGS, from the coding sequence ATGACAGACTCATTTTTTTTCTGGCTGTCCAAATTAATTTGGATGGTCATTCGCCCGGATTTTCTTTTGGTTGCTTTTGCCGTAATGGGGATGCTGTTCTGGTTTTCAGGGGCAGTAAAAACGGCAACATGGATATTTGCGTGTGTAGTTCTGGCGATGATCGTCATCACTGTTTTCCCTTTAGGAACGATTCTTTTGGCTCCCCTGGAGCATAGATTTCCTACAAACCCGGCCCTGCCGGAAAAAGTGGACGGTATTGTCATGCTTGGCGGAGCGGAAAAGAATCGTCTAACCCAGATGTGGCATCAACCTGAAATAAATAGTGCTGCTGACCGGTATATCGGGTTTGCCCGTCTTGTCAGAGCATATCCAGATGCGGTGCATCTTTTTACCGGCGGCTCCGGAAGCCCCATGCACCAGGAATGGAAAGATGCAAATACGGCCCGGCAGGTTTTTATGGATATGGGCCTGGATACCTCAGGCATGCTATTTGAGGATCAATCTCGAAATACTTATGAAAACGGGTTGTTTGCAAAGAGCCTGGTTCATCCTGAACCCGGACAGACCTGGGTGCTTGTGACCACAGCCGCACACATACCCCGGTCTGTCGGGGTGTTTAACCGACTTGACTGGCCCGTTATCCCCTATCCCGTGGATCATGTTACCCGGCCTGACAGGAAGATAGCGTTAGGCCTTAATTTTTCCGGGAACCTGGGAAGGCTGGTCATGGCGGCAACTGAGTGGACCGGACTTGCAGCCTATTATATCACCGGCAAAACAAACACCCTGTTTCCATCCGCTGCACCGGGAGGATCCTAA
- a CDS encoding PEP-CTERM/exosortase system-associated acyltransferase has protein sequence MIIIIQARLKMISKSLTYDRFRFGQAIDDDVLKDTFRMRYEVYVDEFGFEDEADHPDGLETDEYEKESIHFACLNETDSVVGTIRLVLHSDKGFPIEHATKLNFTGEKPEPDKTGEISRLTVSKDLRRRKEDGMYGVESYLKKKEGGVLPDDGTIPKKMAGRKNPIIVLGLYQVMLHESLRQGLTYWYMITEKKIFYALKKYGFLFHQIGEPVQYHGERIPYFADIHELLVNLKQTDAGMYNFLLAGLEEAYRPNI, from the coding sequence ATGATAATAATAATACAGGCGCGATTAAAGATGATCAGCAAAAGTCTTACCTACGACAGATTCAGGTTTGGCCAGGCCATAGATGATGATGTTTTAAAAGATACCTTCCGGATGAGGTATGAAGTCTATGTGGATGAGTTCGGGTTTGAAGATGAGGCTGACCATCCGGACGGACTGGAAACAGATGAGTATGAAAAGGAATCCATCCATTTTGCCTGCCTTAATGAAACAGATTCCGTGGTCGGCACCATACGTCTGGTACTTCATTCAGACAAAGGGTTCCCCATTGAACATGCCACAAAATTAAATTTTACAGGGGAAAAACCTGAGCCGGATAAAACCGGCGAAATTTCCAGACTTACGGTAAGCAAAGACCTCAGGCGCCGTAAAGAGGACGGAATGTATGGCGTGGAGTCTTATTTAAAGAAAAAAGAAGGGGGTGTACTGCCTGACGATGGGACCATTCCAAAAAAAATGGCGGGTAGGAAAAACCCTATCATTGTATTAGGGCTTTACCAGGTCATGCTCCACGAAAGTTTGCGACAGGGGTTGACCTATTGGTATATGATCACTGAAAAAAAAATATTCTATGCTTTGAAAAAATATGGATTTCTATTCCACCAAATCGGGGAGCCTGTACAATATCATGGTGAAAGGATTCCCTATTTTGCAGATATTCATGAACTGCTGGTCAATTTAAAACAAACCGATGCAGGGATGTATAACTTTCTGCTTGCCGGGCTGGAAGAAGCGTATCGGCCGAATATTTGA
- a CDS encoding MMPL family transporter has product MKNKLAIVLKHQWIFLFGSLLFALPFLLGAPFVKTVDNVDYFTIDKNEDLEFYDHLKEVFGNDEFFVIAFKKPDIFIAQNLELLQQITRKIETLEEVREVKSLANIDDTIGDEFFFEVRPFLETIPETPKEMLSLKERALANPLYVNNMISEDGTTAALVVFTFKKDDDEHYRKNLMEKCEAILQSFTDTEGQKTRFRIAGWTVTNLYLSQYLKNDMAVFIPLTYILITLCVYFMFRNVRLTFIALANISVCVGSTMGMFYYLGIRLNNVTTIVPPLIMALALCDTVHVFAHMEKKVLRRLVHKKDALLHVLQTVFTPCLLTTLTTAIGFLSLCISDIPPIREFAVVAASGMVFELLFSFVFLPPLILLFPAEKVFIEYNKQKWVPHVLSFIHGSTRKYAKPIAIIAGAVVVGSVWFGSQIKVETNLLEFFKESSPVRVSLTWVEKELSGISTVDVSIRSDEMDAFKVPENVRVIENIQNYLKRRSGVDVVNSYVDFIKDIHQSFNNHR; this is encoded by the coding sequence ATGAAAAATAAACTTGCGATTGTGTTGAAGCACCAGTGGATTTTTCTGTTCGGATCCTTGCTTTTTGCATTGCCGTTTCTGCTTGGCGCCCCATTTGTGAAAACAGTTGATAATGTGGATTATTTCACCATTGATAAAAATGAGGATCTTGAGTTTTACGACCACCTTAAAGAGGTGTTTGGAAACGATGAGTTTTTTGTTATCGCGTTTAAAAAGCCCGATATTTTCATTGCTCAAAATTTAGAACTGTTACAGCAGATTACCCGGAAGATCGAAACCCTCGAAGAGGTTCGAGAGGTCAAAAGCCTTGCCAATATCGATGATACCATAGGGGATGAATTTTTCTTTGAAGTCAGGCCGTTTCTGGAGACCATCCCTGAAACCCCAAAAGAGATGCTAAGCCTCAAAGAACGCGCATTGGCTAATCCCTTATATGTGAACAATATGATATCCGAAGACGGCACAACCGCCGCTTTGGTTGTTTTTACATTTAAAAAGGATGACGACGAACATTATCGAAAAAATCTAATGGAGAAATGTGAAGCCATTCTTCAATCTTTTACAGATACGGAAGGCCAAAAAACGCGGTTCCGGATTGCAGGCTGGACCGTCACGAATCTCTACCTGAGCCAATACTTGAAAAACGATATGGCGGTGTTTATTCCGCTGACCTATATCCTTATCACTCTTTGTGTTTATTTCATGTTCAGGAATGTCCGTTTGACCTTTATTGCTCTGGCCAACATATCTGTATGCGTGGGATCCACTATGGGTATGTTTTACTATCTGGGCATCCGCCTGAACAATGTGACCACCATCGTGCCGCCTTTGATTATGGCTCTTGCCCTGTGCGACACTGTTCATGTCTTTGCCCATATGGAAAAGAAGGTGCTTAGAAGGCTGGTGCATAAAAAAGATGCATTGCTTCATGTGCTTCAAACGGTTTTCACTCCTTGCCTGCTCACGACCCTGACCACGGCCATTGGTTTTTTGTCTTTGTGCATCAGTGATATTCCCCCTATCAGAGAGTTTGCCGTGGTGGCTGCTTCGGGAATGGTGTTTGAACTGCTGTTTTCTTTTGTTTTTTTACCGCCGTTAATTCTTTTATTTCCCGCGGAAAAGGTGTTTATTGAGTACAATAAGCAAAAATGGGTTCCCCATGTCTTAAGCTTCATACATGGATCGACCCGGAAATATGCCAAGCCGATTGCTATCATAGCAGGGGCTGTGGTTGTGGGGTCTGTCTGGTTCGGCAGCCAGATCAAAGTAGAGACCAACTTGCTGGAGTTTTTTAAGGAAAGCAGTCCTGTACGGGTTTCTTTGACCTGGGTTGAAAAAGAGCTGAGTGGTATCAGCACCGTTGATGTCTCAATCCGTTCAGATGAGATGGATGCATTTAAGGTTCCGGAGAATGTACGTGTCATTGAAAATATACAGAATTATCTCAAACGCCGGTCCGGCGTTGATGTGGTAAATTCATATGTGGATTTTATAAAGGATATACACCAGTCATTCAACAATCATAGATAA
- a CDS encoding MMPL family transporter, with product MSDVVVIDSLVKGQIMSLSLAAGIIFIVMFFVLKSFKAGCLSIIPNLFPIILNFGIMGLFNIPLNTATSLISVVALGIAVDDTIHFLYEYKKQRDLGRNINDSLDRVMIRKGRAIISSSCILCIGFGVMIFSKFIPIVSFGVLSAVIMITAVVGDLVVLPAVLYLVTGVGQSRRN from the coding sequence GTGAGTGATGTTGTGGTCATAGATTCTTTGGTTAAGGGCCAGATCATGAGCCTGAGCCTTGCCGCCGGAATTATCTTTATCGTCATGTTTTTTGTCCTGAAGTCCTTTAAGGCAGGCTGTTTAAGCATAATCCCCAATCTTTTCCCCATTATATTGAATTTCGGGATTATGGGCTTGTTTAATATCCCGCTGAATACGGCGACTTCTTTGATTTCGGTTGTGGCACTTGGTATTGCGGTTGATGATACCATCCATTTTTTGTATGAATATAAAAAGCAAAGAGACTTAGGGCGCAATATCAATGATTCCCTTGACAGGGTGATGATAAGAAAAGGGCGCGCCATTATATCTTCATCCTGCATTTTATGTATCGGCTTCGGAGTTATGATTTTTTCAAAATTTATTCCCATCGTCAGTTTCGGGGTGCTCAGTGCCGTGATCATGATCACCGCGGTGGTTGGAGATTTGGTTGTTCTGCCTGCTGTACTTTATCTTGTCACCGGAGTCGGCCAAAGCCGCCGGAATTAA